A window of the Cicer arietinum cultivar CDC Frontier isolate Library 1 chromosome 6, Cicar.CDCFrontier_v2.0, whole genome shotgun sequence genome harbors these coding sequences:
- the LOC101495984 gene encoding uncharacterized protein has product MAGVTVQALQALAESQATAQASAQAATQAAHIAAQVVAQATSYRGGQGNVQINEFMWLQEVEKFFRGVACPEGQKVHLGTFMLTEEAEHWWDNARQRLENAGTAITWAIFKNMFLIKYFPEDIRNRKEMEFVKLEQGNMSVAEYAAKFEELSRYYPLYVGEEGEKSKCIKFEMGLMPEIKKQVGMQDIRDFATLVNKSRIYDEDSRAEKAHYRNTGIMKDKRPMHHNRGKPYSFPPSRSGSRLNYQQHSFSAGKGASSGNGKGNGNNYSYGSGRGNPNGRGVSSGNSNNMSQVSRNNNGNNGYLATPIRCSRCGKQGHMTYECRDAGITCFNCQQQGHISTTCPYPRKTPHGAGASEKDNLIQGTCLISDTPLFVLFDCGATHSFVSLDCVRRLGLHVSRLQYELIVNTPTSDSVDTSSVCLDVSIHVCGRDFRVDLVCLPLRLVDVILGMDWLSANRVRVDFFSKTIEFMESEERDKPSNISTNQVKALLKEDAQLYMILPSLEFEEKVVIRDVPIVCEFPEVFLEDVTSLRSKYELIVNTPTSDSVHTSSVCLDISIHVCGRDFRVDLVCLPLRLVDVILGMDWLSANRVRVDFFSKTIEFMESEERDKPSNISTNQVKALLKEDAQLYMILASLEFEEKVVIRDVPIVCEFPEDVTSLPPEHEIEFSIDLVLGTGPISMAPYRMSPLELSELKKQLEELLDKQFIRPSVSPWGATVLLVKKKDGSMRLCVDYCRLNKVTIKNKYPLPRIDDLMDQLRGSCVFSKIDLRSGYHQIRVKPSDTPKTAFRTRYGHYEYLVMPFGVTNAPTVFMDYMNRIFHPYLDSFVVVFIDDILVYSKTKEEHGEHLRIVLKTLKEKQLFAKLSKCEFWLEEVSFLGHIISKGGIVVDPTKVESVLEWKAPKSVTEIRSFLGLAGYYRRFIEGFSRLAFFE; this is encoded by the exons ATGGCAGGAGTTACAGTGCAGGCTCTCCAAGCTTTGGCTGAATCTCAAGCTACTGCACAAGCCTCTGCGCAAGCTGCTACACAAGCTGCACATATTGCTGCTCAAGTTGTTGCTCAAGCTACTAGCTACAGGGGTGGCCAAGGAAatgtgcaaataaatgaattcatG TGGTTGCAAGAAGTGGAGAAATTTTTTAGAGGAGTGGCATGTCCCGAAGGTCAGAAAGTGCATCTTGGTACCTTTATGTTGACGGAAGAAGCTGAACATTGGTGGGATAATGCACGCCAACGTTTAGAGAATGCAGGGACTGCAATTACTTGGGCTATATTCAAGAACATGTTTCTAATTAAGTATTTCCCTGAAGATATCCGTAATAGAAAGGAGATGgaatttgttaaattggaaCAAGGGAATATGTCAGTAGCggagtatgctgctaagttcGAGGAATTATCCAGGTACTATCCACTCTATGTTGGAGAAGAAGGAGAAAAGTCTAAGTGCATCAAGTTTGAAATGGGACTCATGCCAGAGATCAAGAAACAGGTTGGAATGCAAGACATCCGCGACTTTGCTACCCTAGTGAATAAGAGTAGGATTTATGATGAGGATAGCCGTGCTGAAAAGGCACATTACCGAAACACTGGAATCATGAAGGACAAGAGGCCTATGCATCATAATAGAGGAAAACCTTACTCCTTCCCTCCTAGTAGATCTGGAAGTCGTTTGAATTATCAACAACACAGTTTTTCAGCTGGAAAAGGAGCTAGTAGTGGTAACGGAAAAGGAAATGGGAACAATTATAGTTATGGGAGTGGTAGAGGAAACCCCAATGGACGAGGAGTTAGTAGCGGAAATAGTAACAACATGAGTCAAGTCTCACGCAACAACAATGGTAATAATGGTTACCTAGCTACTCCTATCCGATGTAGCAGGTGTGGAAAGCAGGGTCACATGACATATGAATGTAGAGATGCTGgaattacttgttttaattgtcaacaacaagGCCACATTAGCACCACATGCCCTTACCCAAGGAAGACTCCACA TGGTGCAGGAGCGTCTGAGAAAGACAACTTGATCCAAGGTACGTGTCTCATAAGTGATACTCCTTTATTTGTACTATTTGATTGTGGTGCCACTCATTCTTTTGTTTCTCTTGATTGTGTTAGACGTCTAGGACTACATGTATCTCGTTTACAGTATGAGTTGATTGTGAATACCCCAACTAGTGATTCTGTTGATACCTCTAGTGTTTGTCTTGACGTTTCTATCCATGTGTGTGGAAGGGACTTTCGAGTGGACTTAGTGTGTCTACCTTTGCGTCTGGTTGATGtgattcttggtatggattggcTCTCTGCCAACCGTGTCCGCgtagatttttttagtaaaaccatTGAATTCATGGAGTCAGAAGAGAGGGATAAGCCTAGCAATATATCCACCAACCAAGTGAAGGCACTCTTGAAAGAAGATGCCCAGTTATACATGATCCTTCCCTCAttggaatttgaagaaaaagtggTAATACGAGATGTTCCTATTGTGTGCGAATTCCCTGAAGTATTCCTTGAAGATGTCACTAGTTTACGATCCAAG TATGAGTTGATTGTGAATACCCCAACTAGTGATTCTGTTCATACCTCTAGTGTTTGTCTTGACATTTCTATCCATGTATGTGGAAGGGACTTTCGAGTTGACTTAGTGTGTCTACCTTTGCGTCTGGTTGATGtgattcttggtatggattggcTATCTGCCAACCGTGTCCGCgtagatttttttagtaaaaccatTGAATTCATGGAGTCCGAAGAGAGGGATAAGCCTAGCAATATATCCACCAACCAAGTGAAGGCACTCTTGAAAGAAGATGCCCAGTTATACATGATCCTTGCCTCAttggaatttgaagaaaaagtggTAATACGAGATGTTCCTATTGTGTGCGAATTCCCTGAAGATGTCACTAGTTTACCACCAGAGCATGAAATTGAGTTTAGCATTGACCTTGTACTAGGTACTGGGCCCATATCCATGGCACCGTATAGGATGTCTCCCTTAGAATTGTCTGAACTTAAGAAACAATTGGAAGagcttttagataaacaatttataaggcCTAGTGTTTCACCATGGGGTGCAACAGTGTTgttggttaagaagaaggatggcTCTATGAGGTTATGCGTAGATTACTGTCGACTTAATAAAGTgacaatcaagaataagtaCCCACTACCAAGGATAGATGACCttatggatcaattgagaggatcATGCGTGTTTAGTAAGATCGATCTGAGGtcaggttaccatcagatccgcgTGAAACCTTCTGATACTCCTAAGACCGCCTTTAGGACCCGTTATGGCCATTACGAGTATTTGGTTATGCCTTTTGGTGTTACTAATGCACCAACAGtgtttatggattacatgaatcGGATCTTTCATCCTTACCTCGACTCTTTTGTGGTTGTGTTTATAGATGATATCTTAGTGTACTCTAAGACTAAGGAAGAACATGGTGAACATCTAAGGATAGTCTTGAAAACCCTTAAGGAGAAACAATTATTTGCCAAGTTGTCTAAGTGTGAGTTTTGGTTAGAGGAAGTAAGTTTCCTAGGacatataatttcaaaaggtgGAATAGTTGTTGATCCTACCAAAGTGGAGAGTGTCTTAGAATGGAAAGCACCTAAATCAGTGACTGAGATTAGGAGTTTCCTAGGATTGGCAGGTTATTATCGTAGGTTCATAGAAGGATTCTCAAGGTTGGCCTTCTTTGAGTAA
- the LOC140920784 gene encoding uncharacterized protein: MRASQSRQKSYHDKRRKSLEFQEGDHVFLRVTPTTGVGRALKMRKLTPRFIGPYQILKRVGNVAYQIALPPSLSNLHSVFHVSQLRKYIFDPSHVIESDKVQIKENLTFETLPLQIEDRKDKELRGKTIPLVKVVWGGATGESATWEVESQMRDSYPELFSSV, encoded by the exons atgagagcatctcaaagtaggcaaaagagttaccatgataaaagaaggaaaagcctcgaatttcaagaaggtgatcatgtatttctgagagttacTCCAACAACTGGGGTTGGTCGGGCATTAAAAATGCGAAAGCTTACACCTCGGTTTATAGGACCTTACCAAATTCTCAAACGTGTCGGTAACGTAGCATATCAGATTGCGTTGCCTCCGTCTCTTTCTAATCTCCATAGTGTCTTTCATGTGTCTCAACTTCGTAAGTACATTTTTGATCCCTCACACGTGATTGAGTCAGACAAggtccaaataaaagagaatctaaCTTTTGAGACCTTACCGCTACAGATTGAGGACCGAAAGGACAAGGAATTAAGGGGAAAGACGATTCCATTGGTTAAGGTTGTCTGGGGAGGTGCTACTGGTGAAAGTGCTACGTGGGAGGTCGAAAGCCAGATGCGCGATTCTTATCCAGAACTGTTTTCGTCAg TATAA